TGATTAAGCACATCGGTTTCCTTTTGCTGTACATTAAAAAACATTCATCAAcaagaaaatattataaactcCTTGTTTTGTAAAAGAGTTCCTTACCATTCCTCGCTGTGTTACATGCATTAGTAGTGTTTCAAAATGATCCTTGATACACTCTTACATGTCAGAGCTACTTGTTGAGATCAACATTGAATTTCCAAGTAGAAGATGTACCCTTCCCAACGTGTTGATTGTACATGTTGTCAGATTTAATCTCACGTATATGCTGGAAATCCTCGTCCTTGCATACGGTGTTAATAAAACCAGATCAGTAACGGCTTTGGCTTATTAtttacaagaagaaaaaaaacagatagtgggtgggaaaaaaatgtgCACATTGCAAAAATATGAACTTCAGGTTCAACACCTGCGATTAAGACACGACTGAGCGAGGCGTGAACATCGTCTGTTTTACGCTGGGAAGTGCAatatttttcctcccgctCGCCATTAAAGCCCACAGGGATGTGGAGAGACCAGATAAGAGCTGGTTTTCCACGCCGGGGACGGGAACGGAACTCACGATGGCGAAATAGTTGGACTCAGCCGCGTGTGCTGTCACCCTTAATGTGTCTCTCCGACGCGAACGCCAAATCTCTACGTTCACCGGGCAAGTTCGTGTCGGTTGTGCGAgcattttcaccttttttcctcgcttttGCACGTACACGGGAAAACCCAGGCGCGTCGCAACCCGTCATCGCCCGCGCGCCTTGTTATGTAAATAAGTTTCTCGTTCGCACGTTTCCGGCGTTCTGGCAGGTCCTCCGGCCTGGCACTGGCCCCTCTATTATGACATTTCCCGCCCGATTGCACGTACGACCTTGGCAAACCCCACCCCGCCCTCCCTCAGCTAACACTTTTCTTATCGTTCCTTgaacccccccccctccctccctcctccctctcCGATTTGGCCATAAATTCAACATGATGTCCTATTACGCCAAAACGGTTGTGTGTCCCAGCGTCGGGAAAACTGGGCGCCCAAACGTGCCATACACTCGAAATGACACGCGGCCCCCTCTAAACTGGCTCGAATGGCTTTCCTCCACCCCGCCCCCACTTTCCAttggagggggggagggaaaaacaaacccaattgACGGAGCATTTTCCTAAGCTGCTCCAGACCGGAACCCGTCGTCTCCCGGGAATGGTTGGGGCAGGGTATtggagggggtggggaggtggaaaaattcTTTCCACAAACGCCTGGGTGGAATTTTTCGGCACCGtaacccaccacccaccacccccgTTCCCATCCATcgagaggttttttttcttggtttaAAGGCACCCTTTTCCTTATGGCTTTCCAAAAGGCAGCAGTTtttcgttgtgtgtgtgtgtggacaaCTATGCACGCCGTACATTAGCGTACATCTTTGAttcgggggggaaaaaaaaggaagtaaaACATCCCCGAGACGCCTTATTATGGCACCGGGCCATAATCAGAAGTAATGATCAAAATTGTACAGTTTAAAGCGAAACCGGACCGAACGGTGCACAGTGGATGATGTGAATAGCAAatggagggggaaaaaaagctgAACCACCACGAGGGGcagggcttttttcttttatgacACTACTTACGTCGATAGAGGAATATATCGCACCGCGGACAAAAACGGCCTCCGGCTGCCTCCGGTGGGGCAATGTTAATAATGTGTAATTTAGTGTCGGCTAGGCATCTTCTACGGGGCGGAAAGAGCTGCGGGGCTAGTGTTAATGTTTGGTCGCGATGGTCGCGTTTTAAACGCGATTGTCGTCTCCCGTGCCCCGCTTTTGCCAACGGGCATATTCTGTAGTTAGCTTCTCTCTCTTGCTCACTCTATTTATTTTCTCCGGTCATTTTCGTTTCctcttctccttcttttttttgccacaATTCTCCCCCCGCATGTCGGGATGAGAAAAGTGAAACTGTTTTAACGATTATGACTTCCCGCTTATCGGTGGCTTTTTATCGTTTTGCAACGTTGATTTCGTTCGGCGCCGCTGCATCGTCCGGTCGAAACGGTGGCTTCCGGGGcggtttttccattttccttgcGGTGattttggtgtgtgtgtgtgtgcgttccaCCGTCGCCGATCACTATCCACCCtcgctcttttttttcttgtgcggGGTAGAAAACCATTTCAAAGTTTCAACACCCAGGAATAGTGGCGGCAATTTCATCGGCAGCTATTTACGGtttacaattttcttttcctggcTCCTgcttcatgattttttttcccccgttcggCTTCTGGTCTCTTCTCCTGCAGATTCAGCTGTACGGCTTCAACAAGGAGCTGTACCATAACATGTCCGAGGCGCAGCACAAAGCCCAGGGCATCGTGGGCATTTCGCTAATGCTGCAGATCGGCGATACGCCAAATCCGGAGCTGCGAATAATAACCAGCGCCTTCAATAAAGTACTGTACAAAGGTAtgctgcttttcctttttttcccctccctcccaGCCCCTGTACGTTTTCCTGCGCacaagcatacacacacacacgtttttcttccactttccGCCCGTCGCAGGTTCTTCCACACCCATACGGCACATCTCGCTGCGGTCGTTGCTGCCCAACACCGAGCAATACATGACGTACGAGGGCTCGACCACGCATCCCGGGTGCTGGGAGAGCACGGTCTGGATAATCCTCAACAAACCCATCTACATCACCAAGCAGGAGGTAAGCAAGCAGCAAGGCGAGCACCATGGGATACAGGGGTGGACAATTCGAAAAGGAATCGAAAGAGTTTGgtaacaaaattaaatgatcGTCAGGAAAAGAAAGCAGACAAAAACAAGAGAAATTCAGCTGTTAGATTTAACATTTATCATTTATCAGAcagatattttttattactatttcAATACAAGTCCAAGTCGGACACTTAAAAGTTGCAACCTATTTCCACCTTGAGTAAAGTTGTCTCCTTCACCGAAATAGCTGTCAACACGAGTTTTTACAGACTTCTACTTTtatgcatgaaacaatgatATTTGAAACGAGCAGTCAAACTTTATTGCACTctgaattaaatttaaacaaaagtttagatggaaacgaaaaatacgTTGCCATTCTTGCTTCTATTTCCGCAGATAAAAAATTGGCATTATACATATTTCCATAATACATATTTAGAGAAAGATTTGAACACACATAAAGGTCATAATCGTTTTATACaaagaaattgaataaaaaaccaaatgaaGGAGAATTTCAAATACTTTGCTTCTAAGTGAAAGAAGTACATCAAAACTTATACAGAAAGTCTGTATTATAACTAATATATAAGAGCTTAAATATGTAGATAgtaaagactgaaaatatcaACTGCccaaattttcccatttttgagatttattctttttattaaGAAGTATGGATGACTATTGTATAGATCATACAATATCCAAAGCGATAGCTCTTACAAATCGGAAAGAATTTTTCGTAGCAATGTAAAGCTCGAGCGGACATAGTCACCTGactgcatttatttttttatcgaaGTTGTTTCATAACACAGTGGCGCCATCTGGATTACAAatgtaaagattttttttcatgttttggactattttgaaatgaaaacaatcagAATAATAAAGTAATTCATCATAATTTGGTAATGTCCGTTCGGTTGTCCTATCTTATCCCACTGTGCAACGCCAGGATTAAGCCATGCTCTGCTGCGTCCATTTTACGCACCGCGAGCCTTTTTATGCGCGGGCATCCAAGCCGTCCTGGCGTGGTGTGCCACGACAAATTTGCATGGATCtttactcacacacacacacaaactcggTTCCTTTTTGCAGTTGTACGCGCTGAGGAAGCTCATGCAAGGCTCGGAGCAAACGCCCAAGGCACCGCTGGGCAATAATGCCCGGCCCCTGCAGGCGTTGCACCATCGGACCGTGCGGACCAACATCGACTTCGCCAACACGGGCGCCAGCAAGGTAGGTGCGGGAAGGGAAACTAATTTGAGGAAGTAACTAATCCATGATCAACCGCCAACCGATCGGACCTCGACCCGGTGGAGGTTGTCGACCGTCggcgccattttttttttcgaaccccCCGTCCCCTAACGACCATCAATATATGTTCCGTTTCTGCTTTTCTTTCTCGCCGATCCatccgtgttttgttttcccgggCGTGCAAGCAGGCGCAGAGCTGTCCGACGATGTACAAAGACATGTACTACAAGGCGAACCGGTGGACGTCGGAGATTTCGGCCCGCGGGCGCGAACGAGGCCTGCCGGATGTCGACAGCGTGTTCCACTCGCTGCCATAGTGGCAGAAGGACCCGTTCCGTGCCGCTCCGAGGGAACATTGACGCCGTGCGGTGGTGCCCCCGGCTCCTCCGAGGCGAATACTTTGCAGCGTCGAAGTGCGGGGATCGGGGCAGCAACAGTAGGCACCAGCTGGTGGCAGACCGACGGGAGGGCAACCCCTTCGCCGTCCGGTCGGAACCACAGCAACAgccgaaacaacaaaaaaccaataTAACTGAACAATTGCCTATACACACAAGtacattaaacaaaacaaaacaaaaacaaaa
This region of Anopheles coustani chromosome X, idAnoCousDA_361_x.2, whole genome shotgun sequence genomic DNA includes:
- the LOC131269152 gene encoding carbonic anhydrase-related protein 10, yielding MHPSIFLNVFVLLVLGKEIEGSWEEWWTYDGISGPAFWGLINPQWNMCNKGRRQSPINVEPEKLLFDPYLRSLHIDKHKISGTLHNTGQSLVFRVDKDTKQHVNISSGPLAYRYQFEEIYFHYGTDNNQGSEHHIHGYSFPGEIQLYGFNKELYHNMSEAQHKAQGIVGISLMLQIGDTPNPELRIITSAFNKVLYKGSSTPIRHISLRSLLPNTEQYMTYEGSTTHPGCWESTVWIILNKPIYITKQELYALRKLMQGSEQTPKAPLGNNARPLQALHHRTVRTNIDFANTGASKAQSCPTMYKDMYYKANRWTSEISARGRERGLPDVDSVFHSLP